One Luteimonas sp. MC1825 DNA segment encodes these proteins:
- a CDS encoding VirB4 family type IV secretion/conjugal transfer ATPase: MGAAADATVAEFVPLSSHVSPTVVKTTGGDFLVAWRLAGLPFVGREAWDLEHRHATFNRLLQSLRAPDSSNVAFWAHDIRRRRAIKGGGRFAQAFNQALSDAYFARLSEHDALQNELYLGMLYRPVVSGRRMSEHSSDLRRLRAEQEQAVARLQELAGNVEAVLADYAPQRLGMYEADNGVLFSEVLEFYGYILNRLDEPVPVLAAPIADYLPVSRHTFSARTGDFVVATPCGRHEYGAILNIKEYCDATWPGILNGLKYLDFEYVMTQSFSPMGRQDALRVLERTKGMMVSSGDKAVSQIAELDHAMDQLASGNFVLGEFHFSLAVHAANQQALSHNIAAARAELSNAGFVSAKEDLAVASAFYAQLPGNWRYRTRLANVSSLNFLGLSPLHNFASGKRARNPWGECVTTLQATNGQPYFFNFHATLAAEDSRGEKALGNTMVIGKSGTGKTALVNFLLSQVQKLEPAPTIFFFDKDRGAEIFVRACGGNYLALENGRATGFNPFQCERTEANVQFLAELTRILAGKASYTAREDDDIHRAVEGILDTPPPLRSMANFQKSLPNMGDDGLYARLRKWTTGHSLGWVFDNPVDTVDLSRANIIGFDYTDVVDNAEVRVPVVRYLLHRLEGLIDGRRLIYVMDEFWKILDGGGALKDFARNKQKTIRKQNGLGIFATQSPEDALSSDIAAALVEQTATLVLLPNPNANRADYVDGLKLTEAEFRVVLSLDERSRCFLVKQGHASSVCRLDLDGLDDALAVISASTDNIEVMHRVLAEQARIHGIPADDLRPVQWLEAFQAARRGTGRHGDSTPHDSSGDVRAN; the protein is encoded by the coding sequence ATGGGCGCCGCCGCCGATGCGACAGTGGCGGAGTTCGTGCCGCTGTCGTCGCACGTGTCACCCACGGTGGTGAAGACCACGGGTGGCGATTTCCTGGTGGCATGGCGCCTGGCCGGCCTGCCATTCGTCGGTCGCGAGGCGTGGGACCTGGAACACCGCCATGCCACGTTCAATCGGCTGTTGCAGTCGCTGCGCGCGCCGGATTCCAGCAATGTGGCCTTCTGGGCGCACGACATCCGACGCAGGCGTGCCATCAAGGGTGGCGGACGGTTCGCACAGGCGTTCAACCAGGCCTTGTCGGATGCCTACTTCGCGCGTCTTTCGGAGCACGATGCGCTGCAGAACGAGCTGTACCTCGGCATGCTGTACCGACCGGTCGTGTCGGGAAGACGGATGTCGGAGCACAGTTCCGACCTGCGGCGCCTGCGCGCGGAACAGGAACAGGCGGTGGCGCGCCTGCAGGAGCTGGCAGGCAACGTCGAGGCGGTGCTGGCCGACTACGCCCCGCAGCGCCTCGGGATGTACGAAGCCGACAACGGCGTCCTGTTTTCCGAAGTCCTGGAGTTTTACGGCTACATCCTCAACCGCCTCGACGAGCCGGTGCCGGTGCTGGCGGCACCGATCGCCGACTACCTGCCGGTCAGTCGGCACACGTTCTCCGCACGGACGGGCGATTTCGTGGTGGCCACCCCGTGCGGGCGACACGAGTACGGCGCCATCCTCAACATCAAGGAGTATTGCGACGCCACCTGGCCCGGGATCCTGAACGGCCTGAAATACCTGGATTTCGAATATGTCATGACCCAGTCGTTCAGCCCGATGGGTCGCCAGGACGCACTCCGGGTGCTGGAGCGCACCAAAGGCATGATGGTGTCTTCGGGAGACAAGGCGGTCAGCCAGATCGCCGAACTGGACCATGCAATGGACCAGTTGGCGTCCGGCAACTTCGTGCTCGGCGAGTTCCATTTCTCGCTCGCCGTGCATGCCGCAAACCAGCAGGCGCTGTCGCACAACATCGCGGCGGCGCGGGCGGAGCTTTCAAACGCAGGATTCGTGTCCGCCAAGGAGGACTTGGCGGTGGCTTCGGCATTCTATGCCCAGCTTCCCGGCAACTGGCGGTATCGCACTCGACTGGCCAACGTCAGCTCGTTGAACTTCCTGGGCCTCTCGCCGCTGCACAACTTCGCCAGTGGGAAGCGGGCCAGGAATCCTTGGGGAGAGTGCGTGACCACCCTGCAGGCCACCAACGGTCAGCCGTACTTCTTCAACTTCCACGCAACCCTCGCCGCAGAGGATTCGCGTGGCGAGAAGGCCCTCGGAAACACCATGGTCATCGGCAAGTCCGGGACCGGGAAGACGGCGCTCGTGAACTTCCTTCTCAGCCAGGTGCAGAAACTTGAGCCGGCACCGACGATCTTCTTTTTCGACAAGGACCGTGGCGCCGAGATCTTCGTGAGGGCGTGCGGCGGCAACTACCTGGCGCTGGAAAACGGCCGCGCAACCGGGTTCAATCCCTTCCAGTGCGAGCGCACGGAGGCCAACGTGCAGTTCCTCGCCGAACTGACCCGGATCCTCGCCGGGAAAGCCTCGTACACCGCGCGCGAGGACGATGACATCCACCGGGCCGTGGAGGGCATCCTCGACACGCCGCCGCCACTGCGCAGCATGGCCAACTTCCAGAAGAGCCTGCCCAACATGGGTGACGACGGCCTCTATGCGCGCCTGCGCAAGTGGACCACCGGCCACAGCCTTGGCTGGGTGTTCGACAATCCGGTCGACACGGTCGATCTTTCGCGCGCCAACATCATCGGTTTCGATTACACCGACGTCGTCGACAACGCGGAGGTGCGGGTCCCGGTGGTGCGCTACCTGCTGCATCGCCTCGAGGGGTTGATCGACGGGCGCCGGCTGATCTACGTGATGGACGAGTTCTGGAAGATCCTCGATGGCGGCGGTGCGCTCAAGGATTTCGCGCGCAACAAGCAGAAGACCATCCGCAAGCAAAATGGCTTGGGCATCTTTGCGACACAGAGCCCGGAGGATGCGCTGTCCAGCGACATCGCCGCGGCACTTGTGGAGCAGACAGCGACCCTGGTCCTGTTGCCCAACCCGAACGCCAACCGCGCCGATTACGTGGATGGCTTGAAGCTGACCGAGGCCGAGTTTCGCGTGGTGCTGTCGCTCGACGAGCGGTCACGGTGCTTCCTTGTCAAACAGGGGCATGCCTCCAGCGTCTGCCGGCTCGACCTGGATGGCCTGGACGACGCACTCGCCGTGATATCTGCATCGACCGACAACATCGAAGTGATGCATCGGGTCCTGGCCGAGCAGGCGCGCATCCACGGCATCCCGGCGGACGATCTGCGTCCGGTGCAATGGCTGGAGGCTTTCCAGGCTGCGCGACGTGGCACCGGCAGGCATGGCGACAGCACGCCGCACGACAGTAGCGGGGACGTGCGTGCGAATTGA
- the thrS gene encoding threonine--tRNA ligase, with the protein MITITLPDGSRREFDHPVSVMEVAQSIGPGLAKATVAGKVDGRQVDASDLIDHDASLQILTPKDAEGVEIIRHSCAHLVGHAVKQLYPDAMMVIGPVIEDGFYYDVWRAQPFTPDDMAAIEARMRELIDTEYDVIKRMTPREEVIGVFQTRGEDYKLRLIKDMGPDVTEMGLYHHQEYVDMCRGPHVPNTRFLKAFKLTRVSGAYWRGDSKNEQLQRIYGTAWADAKQLKAYVQRIEEAEKRDHRRIGKQQELFHLQEEAPGLVFWHPKGWAIWQVVEQYMRGVYRTSGYGEVRCPQVLDVSLWQKSGHWDNYKENMFFTESEKRTYAVKPMNCPGHVQVFNQGLHSYRDLPIRYGEFGACHRNEPSGALHGILRVRGFTQDDGHVFCTEGQIESEVTAFHAQAMKVYADFGFEEVQVKLALRPDSRLGDDATWDKAETALRSALRSAGVEWTELPGEGAFYGPKIEYHLKDAIGRTWQLGTMQVDFMMPGRLGAEYVDENSQKQIPVMLHRAIVGSMERFIGILIEHHAGSFPAWLAPVQAVVMNITDAQADWVEEVRNILVNQGLRVESDLRNEKVGYKIREHTMQRVPYLLVVGDREKETRAVAVRTLAGEDLGSMPLSDFIARVHAERAPC; encoded by the coding sequence ATGATCACGATCACGCTCCCCGACGGCAGCCGCCGCGAGTTCGACCACCCCGTCTCCGTCATGGAGGTCGCGCAGTCCATCGGCCCCGGCCTGGCCAAGGCCACCGTGGCCGGCAAGGTCGACGGCCGCCAGGTCGACGCCTCCGACCTCATCGACCACGACGCCAGCCTGCAGATCCTGACCCCCAAGGATGCCGAGGGCGTGGAGATCATCCGCCACTCCTGCGCGCACCTGGTGGGCCACGCGGTCAAGCAGCTGTACCCGGACGCCATGATGGTGATCGGGCCGGTGATCGAGGACGGGTTCTACTACGACGTCTGGCGCGCGCAGCCCTTCACGCCGGACGACATGGCCGCGATCGAAGCCCGCATGCGCGAGCTGATCGATACCGAGTACGACGTCATCAAGCGCATGACCCCGCGCGAGGAGGTCATCGGTGTCTTCCAGACGCGCGGCGAGGACTACAAGCTGCGCCTCATCAAGGACATGGGGCCGGACGTCACCGAGATGGGCCTGTACCACCACCAGGAGTACGTGGACATGTGCCGCGGCCCGCACGTGCCCAACACGCGCTTCCTGAAGGCGTTCAAGCTGACGCGTGTGTCCGGCGCCTACTGGCGCGGCGACTCCAAGAACGAGCAGCTGCAGCGCATCTACGGCACCGCCTGGGCCGATGCCAAGCAGCTCAAGGCCTACGTGCAGCGCATCGAGGAAGCCGAGAAGCGCGACCACCGCCGCATCGGCAAGCAGCAGGAGCTGTTCCACCTGCAGGAAGAGGCACCGGGCCTGGTGTTCTGGCACCCCAAGGGCTGGGCCATCTGGCAGGTGGTGGAGCAGTACATGCGCGGCGTGTACCGCACGAGCGGCTACGGCGAGGTGCGCTGCCCGCAGGTGCTGGACGTGAGCCTGTGGCAGAAGTCCGGCCATTGGGACAACTACAAGGAGAACATGTTCTTCACCGAGTCCGAGAAGCGGACCTACGCGGTGAAGCCCATGAACTGCCCGGGCCACGTGCAGGTGTTCAACCAGGGCCTGCACAGCTACCGCGACCTGCCGATCCGCTACGGCGAGTTCGGCGCCTGCCACCGCAACGAGCCCTCGGGCGCGCTGCACGGCATCCTGCGCGTGCGCGGCTTCACCCAGGACGACGGCCACGTGTTCTGCACCGAGGGCCAGATCGAGTCCGAGGTGACCGCGTTCCACGCCCAGGCCATGAAGGTCTACGCCGACTTCGGCTTCGAGGAGGTGCAGGTGAAGCTCGCCCTGCGCCCGGATTCGCGGCTCGGCGACGACGCCACCTGGGACAAGGCCGAGACAGCCCTGCGCTCGGCGCTGCGGTCGGCCGGCGTGGAGTGGACCGAGCTTCCGGGCGAGGGCGCGTTCTACGGCCCGAAGATCGAGTACCACCTGAAGGACGCCATCGGCCGCACCTGGCAGCTGGGCACGATGCAGGTCGATTTCATGATGCCGGGCCGCCTGGGCGCCGAATACGTCGACGAAAACAGCCAGAAACAGATCCCGGTCATGCTGCACCGCGCCATCGTGGGCTCCATGGAGCGCTTCATCGGCATCCTGATCGAGCACCACGCCGGCAGCTTCCCGGCCTGGCTGGCCCCGGTGCAGGCGGTGGTGATGAACATCACCGACGCCCAGGCCGACTGGGTCGAAGAAGTGCGGAATATCCTTGTCAATCAAGGGCTTCGGGTCGAATCCGACCTGCGCAACGAGAAGGTTGGCTACAAGATCCGCGAGCACACGATGCAGCGGGTGCCCTACCTGCTGGTGGTGGGCGACCGCGAGAAGGAGACCCGGGCGGTCGCCGTGCGCACCCTGGCGGGGGAGGACCTGGGCAGCATGCCGCTTTCGGACTTCATCGCCCGCGTGCATGCAGAACGGGCCCCTTGCTGA
- a CDS encoding type IV secretion system protein — translation MAIDDALRIGMGMIDWMQGQAALPNMVFFHEISSFLDDEISEFAGNLLGRVLRVVGTAALSLLTLWILVHGYRIATGQSREPMMALVTDALKAVLVIGIATGAAAGSGSIYRTLTQGLSEVVAETITGEGDGGPYADIDRTLAIMQVALAAIDSVDSGDDLLTDKRKDRALWFTGVGLGGPAIMAAATLLLNKVAVALVVGLGPIFILCLLFRATQQLFTKWLYYGIGTLFSLALLTVMVTLALDMVIAVGIAFWVAGWTTGASQESLTAMAMQQGGMGLILTMLIIGAPPMAAVFFNGVLGQFSAYNALNALSPGSGQGAPPGSGLPPGVAAAHAPVAAGHGAASAMEASDPAGAMRLAGQRSAKVDVDVIRPAGHSG, via the coding sequence ATGGCCATCGATGACGCGCTGCGGATTGGCATGGGGATGATCGACTGGATGCAAGGCCAGGCGGCCCTCCCCAACATGGTCTTTTTCCATGAGATCAGCAGCTTCCTTGACGACGAGATCAGCGAATTCGCCGGCAACCTGCTGGGTCGCGTGTTGCGGGTGGTGGGTACGGCCGCACTGAGCCTGCTGACGCTGTGGATACTCGTGCATGGTTACCGGATCGCCACCGGTCAGTCGCGCGAGCCGATGATGGCGCTGGTCACCGACGCACTCAAGGCGGTGCTGGTCATCGGGATCGCCACCGGGGCTGCCGCCGGCTCCGGGTCGATCTACCGCACGCTCACGCAGGGCCTCAGTGAAGTTGTCGCGGAGACAATCACGGGCGAGGGTGATGGCGGGCCCTATGCGGATATCGACCGGACGCTGGCGATCATGCAGGTGGCGTTGGCGGCGATCGACTCGGTGGATTCGGGCGACGACCTGCTGACTGACAAGCGGAAGGACCGGGCGTTGTGGTTCACGGGCGTCGGCCTCGGCGGCCCTGCGATCATGGCGGCGGCAACCCTGCTGCTCAACAAGGTGGCCGTCGCGCTGGTGGTCGGACTCGGGCCCATCTTCATCCTGTGCCTGCTGTTCCGCGCAACGCAGCAGCTGTTCACCAAATGGCTCTACTACGGCATCGGCACGCTGTTTTCGCTGGCGCTGCTCACGGTGATGGTTACGCTGGCACTCGACATGGTGATCGCGGTTGGCATTGCATTCTGGGTTGCAGGCTGGACCACGGGTGCCAGCCAAGAGAGCCTGACCGCGATGGCGATGCAGCAGGGCGGCATGGGATTGATCCTGACCATGCTCATCATCGGCGCGCCGCCGATGGCCGCCGTTTTCTTCAACGGCGTGCTCGGGCAGTTCTCCGCCTACAACGCGCTCAACGCCCTGTCGCCAGGGTCGGGGCAGGGCGCGCCACCCGGGTCCGGACTGCCTCCCGGCGTCGCCGCAGCCCATGCCCCGGTCGCCGCAGGGCATGGCGCCGCGTCCGCGATGGAGGCCAGCGACCCGGCGGGGGCGATGCGACTTGCGGGACAGCGGTCCGCGAAGGTCGATGTCGATGTCATCCGCCCCGCCGGACATTCCGGGTAG
- a CDS encoding VirB3 family type IV secretion system protein: protein MHRDVLFRGCTRPAMFLGVPYVPFFIGAGACLLLAVYVNLLLLVLLPPAVLAMRQMARRDEMVFRLLGLRWRMRLGVRNLQLRGGAWSFAPSNCRVRGAS from the coding sequence ATGCATAGGGATGTGCTCTTTCGCGGCTGCACGCGCCCTGCCATGTTCCTGGGCGTGCCGTACGTGCCGTTCTTCATCGGTGCCGGCGCGTGCCTGCTGCTGGCGGTCTACGTGAACCTGCTGCTGCTTGTCCTGCTGCCGCCAGCGGTGTTGGCAATGCGACAGATGGCGCGTCGCGACGAGATGGTGTTCCGCCTGCTGGGATTGCGCTGGCGCATGCGCCTGGGCGTGCGCAACCTCCAGCTGCGCGGTGGGGCGTGGTCGTTCGCGCCGAGCAACTGTCGTGTGCGTGGAGCCTCGTGA
- a CDS encoding TrbC/VirB2 family protein — MRRRVSAATIVALAPAPYLALAQGFGGADTKVCGFFENVNGLLNMASIAVVTIAIIFAGYQIAFAHKRIADVAPILIGGLLIGAAAQIARMLLGPEAGECTAMLGAMLPVSHA; from the coding sequence ATGCGCCGGCGGGTTTCTGCCGCCACGATCGTGGCGCTGGCTCCAGCGCCGTACCTGGCGCTCGCCCAGGGGTTTGGCGGGGCGGACACCAAGGTCTGCGGCTTCTTCGAAAACGTCAATGGCCTGTTGAACATGGCGTCGATCGCCGTGGTCACGATCGCCATCATCTTCGCCGGCTACCAGATCGCGTTCGCGCACAAGCGCATTGCAGACGTCGCGCCAATCCTGATCGGTGGCCTGCTGATCGGCGCGGCCGCGCAGATCGCGAGGATGCTGCTCGGCCCGGAAGCGGGCGAGTGCACGGCCATGCTGGGAGCGATGCTTCCGGTGTCGCATGCATAG